Sequence from the Coriobacteriia bacterium genome:
TACGCGCTCCCGATCCCGCCGGTGGTGGTGGCCGAGGACGACCCGCTGCTCGAAGATCTGCGTGATGCGCGCGACCGCGTTTCGAGTGACGTGCCCTGGGCCGGGGCGTTCGACGGCTACGGCGTGATGGTGCAGTCAGGCGAGTTCACGGGCATGCGCGGCGGCAAGGCGAGCGAGGGCATGAAGGCCGTGACGGAGTGGTTGGCCGAGCGCGGACAGGGTCGCTTCTCCATCAACTTCCGTCTGCGTGACTGGCTCATCAGCCGTCAGCGGTACTGGGGCAACCCGATCCCGGCCGTGCACTGCCCCGCGTGCGGGCTGGTCCCGGTGCCCGAGGAGCAGCTGCCGGTGGTGCTTCCTATGAACGTGGACATCACCAAGGGCGAGACGCTTGCGGATCATCCCGAGTTCTACGAGACGACATGTCCGAAGTGCGGCGGCGCGGCCAAGCGCGAGACCGACACGATGGACACGTTCACCTGCTCCTCGTGGTACTACTTCCGCTACTGCGATGCCCGCGACGACTCGGCGGCATTCGCGCGCACGAATGCCGACTACTGGATGCCGGTCGATCAGTACATCGGCGGCATCGAGCACGCGATCCTCCACCTGCTGTACTCGAGGTTCTTCACGAAGGTGTTCGCCGATCTGGAACTCACCTCGGCGCGCGAGCCGTTCACCAACCTGCTCACGCAGGGCATGGTGAAGAAGGACGGCGAGACGATGAGCAAGTCCAGAGGCAACGTGGTGGCGCCCGAGGACATGGTGGCACGCTACGGCGCCGACGCCTTGCGCGCATTCATCCTGTTCATGGCGCCGCCCGACAAGGACCTCGACTGGAACCAGGACGGCCTTGAGGGCATGTCCCGGTTCCTCGGCCGGCTATGGCGATATGTCTCCGAAGTTGCCGAAGGCTCCAATGCAGGCGGTGGCGCAGGCGACGATGCCCTCGCAAAGACGCTGCGCCGCGAGCGGCATCGGGTTGTGGGTAAAGTGACGGACGACATCGAGCGGTTCGGCTTCAACACGGCCCTCTCGGCGATGATGGAGCTCCTGAACGCCGCCGGCGACTACCGTCGGACGGTAGCGTCTGACGTACGCGACGCCGCGCTCGAGCGCGAGGTCGCCCAGACGCTCGTTCTGCTGATCGCACCATACGCCCCGCACATGGCCGAGGAGTTGTGGCGCGAGGTGCTCGGACATGAAGGGTCGGTCCATCGCGAGGCATGGCCGGCGTTCGATGCGGCGCTTGCGGCTGCCGATGAGGTCGAGATCGCAGTGCAGGTGAATGGCAAGGTACGCGCCAAGCTCACGATCGCGGCCGATGCGGCCGAGGACATGGTTCGCGAAGCGGCCCTCGGCCTGCCGAAGGTCCAGGAGCACCTGGCGGGGATGGAAGTCCGCAAGGTGGTCGTCGTCCCGGGTAAGCTCGTGAGCATCGTCGCCGCGTCCTGAAGCTTCCGTTGAGAAGCGGGTGACATCCCGCTAGGTTTGGTGCAAGGCCACCG
This genomic interval carries:
- the leuS gene encoding leucine--tRNA ligase, which encodes MTRPYEPHAFEEKWQAVWDAEGLYSVTEDLSRPKKYVLEMFPYPSGDIHMGHVRNYSIGDVVARFSTMRGFNVLHPIGWDAFGLPAENAAIKNATHPAKWTYANIDTQAASFRRMGFSYDWDRTVKSCDVDYYRWGQWIFLKFWERGLVERKKSPVNWCPSCKTVLANEQVIGDGVCWRCKSVVEKRDLEQWYFKITEYAQELLDDLDTLPGWPERVKTMQANWIGRSEGAEVDFTLCDASGEPTETTITVFTTRPDTLFGCSFFLLAPEHALVRELTEGTEYAAAVQAVITATARETAVERASGEAEKVGAFTGRYVVNPVNGEKVPVWVSNYVLMEYGTGAVMAVPSGDQRDFDFARKYALPIPPVVVAEDDPLLEDLRDARDRVSSDVPWAGAFDGYGVMVQSGEFTGMRGGKASEGMKAVTEWLAERGQGRFSINFRLRDWLISRQRYWGNPIPAVHCPACGLVPVPEEQLPVVLPMNVDITKGETLADHPEFYETTCPKCGGAAKRETDTMDTFTCSSWYYFRYCDARDDSAAFARTNADYWMPVDQYIGGIEHAILHLLYSRFFTKVFADLELTSAREPFTNLLTQGMVKKDGETMSKSRGNVVAPEDMVARYGADALRAFILFMAPPDKDLDWNQDGLEGMSRFLGRLWRYVSEVAEGSNAGGGAGDDALAKTLRRERHRVVGKVTDDIERFGFNTALSAMMELLNAAGDYRRTVASDVRDAALEREVAQTLVLLIAPYAPHMAEELWREVLGHEGSVHREAWPAFDAALAAADEVEIAVQVNGKVRAKLTIAADAAEDMVREAALGLPKVQEHLAGMEVRKVVVVPGKLVSIVAAS